A genomic window from Lycium barbarum isolate Lr01 chromosome 4, ASM1917538v2, whole genome shotgun sequence includes:
- the LOC132636778 gene encoding uncharacterized protein LOC132636778: protein MATLTPGILLKLLQSMNTGTRVTGDHRTPLLQVIGIVPALSTTDNSLWPHNGFYVQLSDSLNSTYVSLSDHDTDLILTNKLQLGQFVHVDRFCFESPPVPRAVNVRPIAGRHGFIGSPEPLVARISNGGFLIQPVSDSDPISVYLSKNGAGSGGGRSSSSGTHKLQMDASLGSGPNSKDGKEKVKVREVLAQKENVELNKNSSEKVQPPKRFSSPASVKQRSVSAGKKNMSGGGERDPSPAGKVKRSASPVPSKTVVPSLVAAKEENRRTSKEAAIIVPSRYRQPSPTAGRRQASPLVARRMSLSPGRRLSGGLKGGDSSGKKKMAAIAAGISKVSEAIVGSGKSSRKGWDEGPASSGDSFEQPEKFFSKKKPDIQAILRTQAAISRRLSDVSCHAEDFGSDGKVKSGVAENSPHSEKPNNAASVIPVHEKKWTDGSISLHSMSSELAKLGKEAMQRRIIASTAAAEALEEALATETIVRNLSMFADLRSTSNPKNPLPTIDRFMSIYYEVVKSTSVAESITSSRGVQKSIESMTTEQPKSSLLWVEAALATDLEIVSLLTNQNSGTQSASAKSSPTYQSTKASNKNPLMVSAVTGTWTRGNGMNETVELAKKLQSEMQIWFITFVEESLDAGFRVFKNCSSLASDGASSNCGSITAILSQLKRVNSWLDGVVSKKDEQLIQKIECLKRKIYGFVIQHVGTTAENSIPSS, encoded by the exons ATGGCAACCCTTACTCCAGGTATCCTTTTAAAATTACTTCAGTCAATGAACACCGGTACACGTGTCACCGGTGACCACCGCACACCGCTGCTACAG GTGATCGGAATAGTTCCTGCACTCTCCACAACTGATAATTCTCTCTGGCCCCACAATGGCTTTTACGTGCAACTCTCTGATTCGCTTAACTCCACTTACGTGTCCCTATCGGATCACGACACGGATTTAATCCTAACAAACAAGCTTCAACTTGGTCAATTTGTTCACGTTGACCGGTTTTGCTTTGAATCTCCACCGGTCCCACGTGCTGTTAATGTTAGACCAATTGCTGGTAGACACGGCTTCATTGGCTCCCCAGAACCGTTAGTTGCGAGGATTTCGAATGGAGGGTTTCTCATCCAACCCGTTTCGGATTCGGATCCTATTTCTGTTTATTTGTCAAAAAATGGAGCCGGGTCGGGTGGGGGCAGATCTAGCTCTTCAG gaactcataaacttcaaatggATGCGTCTCTAGGTTCGGGGCCAAATTCAAAAGATGGGAAGGAAAAAGTCAAGGTTAGAGAAGTACTTGCACAGAAAGAAAATGTGGAATTGAACAAAAATTCTTCTGAAAAAGTTCAACCACCAAAGAGATTTTCGTCTCCAGCGTCAGTGAAGCAAAGATCAGTATCGGCAGGGAAGAAAAATATGAGTGGTGGTGGTGAAAGGGATCCATCACCAGCTGGGAAAGTGAAGAGATCAGCATCACCAGTTCCATCAAAAACTGTAGTGCCAAGTTTAGTAGCTGCAAAGGAGGAAAACAGAAGGACGTCGAAGGAAGCAGCTATTATAGTTCCATCGAG GTATCGGCAACCATCACCTACAGCAGGGAGAAGGCAAGCAAGTCCATTGGTGGCGAGAAGGATGTCGTTATCGCCTGGCCGACGATTGTCTGGTGGTCTTAAGGGTGGGGATTCTTCTGGAAAGAAGAAAATGGCTGCTATTGCTGCTGGAATCTCAAAAGTTTCGGAAGCAATTGTGGGGTCCGGTAAATCAAGTAGAAAGGGTTGGGATGAAGGTCCAGCAAGTAGTGGTGACTCTTTTGAACAACCAGAGAagtttttttcaaagaaaaagcCGGATATTCAGGCAATTCTGAGAACACAG GCTGCTATTTCTAGGCGTTTGAGTGATGTAAGCTGTCATGCTGAGGATTTTGGAAGTGACGGGAAAGTAAAATCTGGTGTTGCTGAAAATTCCCCCCACTCTGAAAAGCCTAATAATGCAGCTTCAGTAATTCCAGTTCATGAGAAGAAGTGGACTGATGGCAGTATATCACTGCATTCTATGTCCTCAGAACTCGCGAAGCTTGGGAAG GAGGCTATGCAAAGGAGAATAATTGCTTCAACAGCTGCAGCTGAAGCCTTGGAAGAGGCCCTTGCCACTGAGACTATTGTTAGAAATTTGAG TATGTTTGCAGATCTACGCTCAACATCCAACCCTAAAAACCCTCTACCAACAATTGATCGTttcatgtcaatatactacgaaGTAGTGAAATCAACAAGTGTTGCTGAATCAATCACCAGCAGTCGTGGTGTCCAAAAATCTATCGAGAGTATGACTACGGAACAACCAAAATCATCTCTTCTTTGGGTGGAGGCTGCTCTAGCAACTGATCTTGAAATCGTATCTCTCTTAACAAATCAGAACAGTGGAACTCAATCAGCATCAGCAAAAAGCTCTCCAACATATCAATCGACAAAAGCATCTAATAAGAATCCTTTGATGGTTTCAGCAGTTACTGGAACTTGGACAAGGGGTAATGGGATGAATGAGACAGTAGAACTTGCAAAGAAGTTGCAATCCGAGATGCAAATTTGGTTCATCACTTTCGTTGAAGAGTCGTTAGATGCAGGTTTTCGTGTGTTCAAGAATTGCTCCTCCCTGGCTTCTGATGGAGCTTCCTCCAACTGTGGTTCAATTACAGCTATTTTGTCACAACTCAAGAGAGTCAATAGCTGGCTGGATGGTGTAGTCTCTAAAAAGGACGAGCAATTGATACAGAAGATTGAATGCTTGAAGCGGAAAATTTATGGATTTGTCATTCAGCATGTCGGAACGACTGCTGAAAATTCAATCCCTTCATCTTAA
- the LOC132636780 gene encoding aldehyde dehydrogenase 1-like: MMLSKDSQESNFKIPKIKFTQLFINGEFVDSVSGKTFETIDPRNEEVIARIAEGDEEDIDLAVKAAREAFDHGPWPRLTPKERRRIMLKFADLILEHVKEIAVLDTMDAGKLFSAIKTIEIPNVADVLCYYAGATDKIHGTTLKMSGEIQGYTLLEPIGVVGHIIPWNFPSQMFAYKVAPALAAGCTMVVKPAEQSPLSALYYAYLAKQAGIPDGVINVVTGFGPTAGAALSSHMDVDKITFTGSTEVGHLVMQAAATSNLKPGSLEMGGKCPFIVFDDVDVDKIASLAFVGAIYNKGEGCVCGSRLFIQEAIYDKFVKKLEETAKTWVVGDPFDPNTRHGPQIDKIQFEKVLSYIEHGKREGATLLTGGNALDRKGYFIEPTIFIDVEDDMIIAKEEIFGPVLSVMKFKTVEEVIKRANCTKYGLAAGVMTKDLNIANTVSRSIRAGVIWINCYFAFDPDCPYGGYKCSGFERDLGMEGLHKFLQVKSVATPIYNSPWL, encoded by the exons ATGATGCTGTCTAAAGATAGTCAAGAATCCAACTTCAAGATTCCAAAGATTAAGTTCACACAACTCTTCATCAATGGAGAATTTGTGGATTCTGTTTCAG GAAAGACGTTTGAAACGATAGATCCAAGAAATGAGGAGGTGATTGCAAGAATTGCTGAAGGAGACGAGGAAGATATTGATTTAGCAGTAAAAGCTGCACGTGAAGCTTTTGATCATGGCCCTTGGCCTCGCTTAACACCCAAG GAGAGGAGAAGGATAATGCTGAAGTTTGCGGACTTAATCCTTGAACATGTGAAGGAAATAGCAGTATTGGATACAATGGATGCAGGAAAGTTGTTTAGTGCTATTAAGACCATTGAAATACCTAATGTTGCGGACGTTCTTTGTTATTATGCTGGTGCAACCGATAAAATTCATGGGACGACTCTCAAAATGTCAGGCGAGATACAAGGATACACTTTGCTCGAACCAATTGGTGTTGTTGGACATATTATCCCATGGAACTTCCCGAGCCAGATGTTTGCGTACAAGGTTGCCCCTGCATTAGCTGCTGGTTGCACCATGGTTGTTAAACCTGCTGAACAATCTCCTCTTTCAGCTCTCTATTATGCGTATTTGGCTAAGCAG GCAGGAATTCCGGATGGAGTGATCAATGTCGTAACAGGATTTGGACCGACTGCTGGTGCTGCACTTAGCTCTCATATGGACGTGGACAAG ATAACCTTCACGGGGTCGACAGAAGTAGGACATTTAGTAATGCAAGCTGCAGCAACAAGCAATTTGAAACCCGGCTCACTAGAAATGGGAGGCAAGTGTCCTTTTATAGTATTTGATGATGTAGATGTGGACAAAATTGCATCTCTTGCTTTTGTTGGAGCAATATACAATAAG GGAGAAGGTTGTGTGTGTGGATCACGTCTTTTCATCCAAGAAGCAATTTATGATAAATTTGTCAAGAAATTGGAGGAGACGGCGAAAACATGGGTGGTTGGCGATCCTTTTGATCCAAATACTCGTCACGGACCACAA ATTGACAAAATCCAGTTTGAAAAAGTACTTTCGTACATTGAACATGGCAAGAGGGAGGGGGCGACATTATTAACTGGGGGCAACGCGTTGGATAGGAAGGGTTATTTCATTGAGCCAACCATATTCATTGATGTTGAA GATGACATGATAATTGCAAAAGAGGAAATATTTGGACCTGTTTTGTCAGTAATGAAGTTCAA GACAGTAGAGGAGGTTATCAAGAGAGCTAATTGTACAAAGTATGGTTTAGCAGCAGGTGTCATGACAAAGGACTTGAACATTGCCAACACAGTTTCAAGATCGATTCGAGCTGGAGTTATCTGGATCAACTGTTATTTTGCTTTCGATCCAGATTGTCCATATGGAGGGTACAAATGCAGTGGCTTTGAAAGAGATTTGGGAATGGAAGGACTTCATAAGTTTCTTCAAGTTAAATCTGTAGCCACTCCCATTTACAACTCTCCTTGGCTGTAA